A genomic segment from Carassius auratus strain Wakin chromosome 25, ASM336829v1, whole genome shotgun sequence encodes:
- the LOC113043312 gene encoding E3 ubiquitin-protein ligase Hakai isoform X2 produces MDQNDNDLQGNDGSGSLGGLDVRRQIPIKLLSKQTERGKQPIRPQRPNTRPPSKNKEEPFSYNQEERFECKSGDAYGKQRRFPQPIFWDYKLNLIGVKDDTPVHFCDKCGLPIKIYGRMIPCKHVFCYDCAVHYEKKCEKICPGCSDPVQRIEQCQRGSLFMCSIVQGCKRTYLSQRDLQAHINHRHMRASKTRSSRLDPPHPTLASDPPERFRFPSPTHLSKTHPLIPPPLQGHDTYHHPLPASPSDPGPSPRSLPSENFRIATVTTRKHSNLITVPIHDESGSSGPSPCEPHPQTPPVPPPHHHPGDYASQPVSHPHHIMPPPQQPHYGPPPPPLNIPMQHPPQGSSTPHMVYNQAPPMSTPPPPGHIISQLPPYMNHPPPGPIPPVNVHHYNPNSVPQNQCTLSPPFTQPNAMSPGMWPNSRGPNLPRMQGPPPQGQMPGPHHPDQSRYRLYYQ; encoded by the exons ATGGACCAAAATG ACAATGACCTTCAAGGAAATGATGGTTCGGGGTCCCTTGGAGGTCTTGATGTTCGCCGACAGATCCCAATCAAGTTACTGTCGAAACAAACGGAAAGAGGCAAGCAGCCCATCCGACCTCAGCGTCCCAACACCAGGCCGCCCTCAAAAAACAAAGAAG AGCCGTTCAGCTATAACCAAGAGGAAAGATTTGAGTGTAAATCTGGAGATGCTTATGGAAAACAGCGCAGATTCCCTCAGCCAATCTTTTGGGATTATAAG CTCAACTTGATAGGAGTTAAAGATGACACACCAGTTCATTTTTGTGACAAGTGTGGTCTGCCCATAAAGATCTACGGGCGAATG attcccTGTAAGCATGTCTTCTGCTATGACTGTGCAGTGCACTACGAGAAGAAGTGTGAAAAGATTTGCCCTGG CTGCTCAGACCCAGTCCAGCGCATCGAGCAGTGTCAGCGCGGCTCTCTCTTCATGTGCAGCATCGTGCAAGGCTGCAAACGCACCTACCTCTCACAGCGAGACCTGCAGGCCCACATCAACCATCGCCACATGAGGGCCAGCAAGACCAGATCCTCTCGCCTGGATCCGCCACACCCGACTCTGGCCTCCGACCCACCCGAACGCTTCCGGTTTCCGTCGCCTACTCACCTGTCTAAAACACACCCTCTCATTCCTCCCCCTCTGCAAGGCCATGATACCTACCACCATCCACTTCCAGCCTCGCCCTCCGATCCTGGACCCTCCCCACGGTCCCTCCCCTCAGAGAACTTCCGAATCGCCACAGTGACTACACGTAAGCATAGCAACCTCATCACGGTGCCCATTCATGATGAATCTGGGAGCTCAGGCCCCTCCCCCTGTGAGCCACACCCACAGACTCCTCCGGTCCCGCCTCCACACCATCACCCTGGCGATTACGCCAGCCAACCAGTGTCCCACCCACATCATATCATGCCTCCACCACAACAACCACATTACGGGCCTCCGCCGCCTCCTCTCAACATCCCCATGCAGCACCCGCCGCAGGGCTCCTCTACACCTCACATGGTTTACAACCAAGCACCTCCCATGTCAACGCCACCTCCACCTGGACACATCATCAGCCAGTTGCCACCCTACATGAATCACCCTCCACCTGGTCCGATTCCCCCGGTCAATGTGCACCACTACAACCCAAACTCAGTGCCACAGAACCAATGCACTCTTAGCCCACCATTCACCCAACCAAACGCCATGAGCCCAGGGATGTGGCCCAATTCTCGTGGCCCCAATCTGCCCCGTATGCAGGGGCCACCACCACAGGGACAGATGCCAGGGCCTCACCACCCCGACCAGTCACGATATAGACTGTATTACCAGTAG
- the LOC113043312 gene encoding E3 ubiquitin-protein ligase Hakai isoform X1, with amino-acid sequence MDQNDNDLQGNDGSGSLGGLDVRRQIPIKLLSKQTERGKQPIRPQRPNTRPPSKNKEEPFSYNQEERFECKSGDAYGKQRRFPQPIFWDYKLNLIGVKDDTPVHFCDKCGLPIKIYGRMIPCKHVFCYDCAVHYEKKCEKICPGLSLYSCSDPVQRIEQCQRGSLFMCSIVQGCKRTYLSQRDLQAHINHRHMRASKTRSSRLDPPHPTLASDPPERFRFPSPTHLSKTHPLIPPPLQGHDTYHHPLPASPSDPGPSPRSLPSENFRIATVTTRKHSNLITVPIHDESGSSGPSPCEPHPQTPPVPPPHHHPGDYASQPVSHPHHIMPPPQQPHYGPPPPPLNIPMQHPPQGSSTPHMVYNQAPPMSTPPPPGHIISQLPPYMNHPPPGPIPPVNVHHYNPNSVPQNQCTLSPPFTQPNAMSPGMWPNSRGPNLPRMQGPPPQGQMPGPHHPDQSRYRLYYQ; translated from the exons ATGGACCAAAATG ACAATGACCTTCAAGGAAATGATGGTTCGGGGTCCCTTGGAGGTCTTGATGTTCGCCGACAGATCCCAATCAAGTTACTGTCGAAACAAACGGAAAGAGGCAAGCAGCCCATCCGACCTCAGCGTCCCAACACCAGGCCGCCCTCAAAAAACAAAGAAG AGCCGTTCAGCTATAACCAAGAGGAAAGATTTGAGTGTAAATCTGGAGATGCTTATGGAAAACAGCGCAGATTCCCTCAGCCAATCTTTTGGGATTATAAG CTCAACTTGATAGGAGTTAAAGATGACACACCAGTTCATTTTTGTGACAAGTGTGGTCTGCCCATAAAGATCTACGGGCGAATG attcccTGTAAGCATGTCTTCTGCTATGACTGTGCAGTGCACTACGAGAAGAAGTGTGAAAAGATTTGCCCTGG TCTGTCCCTCTACAGCTGCTCAGACCCAGTCCAGCGCATCGAGCAGTGTCAGCGCGGCTCTCTCTTCATGTGCAGCATCGTGCAAGGCTGCAAACGCACCTACCTCTCACAGCGAGACCTGCAGGCCCACATCAACCATCGCCACATGAGGGCCAGCAAGACCAGATCCTCTCGCCTGGATCCGCCACACCCGACTCTGGCCTCCGACCCACCCGAACGCTTCCGGTTTCCGTCGCCTACTCACCTGTCTAAAACACACCCTCTCATTCCTCCCCCTCTGCAAGGCCATGATACCTACCACCATCCACTTCCAGCCTCGCCCTCCGATCCTGGACCCTCCCCACGGTCCCTCCCCTCAGAGAACTTCCGAATCGCCACAGTGACTACACGTAAGCATAGCAACCTCATCACGGTGCCCATTCATGATGAATCTGGGAGCTCAGGCCCCTCCCCCTGTGAGCCACACCCACAGACTCCTCCGGTCCCGCCTCCACACCATCACCCTGGCGATTACGCCAGCCAACCAGTGTCCCACCCACATCATATCATGCCTCCACCACAACAACCACATTACGGGCCTCCGCCGCCTCCTCTCAACATCCCCATGCAGCACCCGCCGCAGGGCTCCTCTACACCTCACATGGTTTACAACCAAGCACCTCCCATGTCAACGCCACCTCCACCTGGACACATCATCAGCCAGTTGCCACCCTACATGAATCACCCTCCACCTGGTCCGATTCCCCCGGTCAATGTGCACCACTACAACCCAAACTCAGTGCCACAGAACCAATGCACTCTTAGCCCACCATTCACCCAACCAAACGCCATGAGCCCAGGGATGTGGCCCAATTCTCGTGGCCCCAATCTGCCCCGTATGCAGGGGCCACCACCACAGGGACAGATGCCAGGGCCTCACCACCCCGACCAGTCACGATATAGACTGTATTACCAGTAG